The Plasmodium knowlesi strain H genome assembly, chromosome: 14 genome has a segment encoding these proteins:
- a CDS encoding V-type proton ATPase subunit H, putative has protein sequence MATDSGISVISKIVESEQKSQILHDSILNKMPCYDKYEEINILSSEDVELLKKFHAFNKKEKFDYFKENNTVVTVLFNCLQTDFNVHLIQYVLTIFYEIIRNDGSSYSYILSILNDKGVYSYLMKLCTHNDTYIADKSSFLLSGSFCYNSNNNYFTETEIKDFILKIDFFNVSEEGKMDIYINILKIDNYRKDIYELEQFLTIINKNLDLSNNNANKQYKSVFCVWLLTFKDNFIKKLYKNNIISVVINLFKKCRVEKILRVSLNIIKNIMHMDDCFEIIVDNNIIQTLTVLQYDKWRDNDIYDTIVQLLHKLDQRVKNYSNFERYCHELSKGKLKWSVLHTEKFWLENVMQFERDEFKAIQQLADIIKSYAHNIAQKSDSMELKEEVDGVTVAVACFDIGEFARLYPNGKKICQKFRIKENVMILIATKDRDIVREALLCAQKIMLNNWQSISNAK, from the exons aTGGCAACTGATAGTGGAATTAGCGTCATTTCCAAAATTGTGGAATCCGAACAGAAGAGCCAG ATACTACACGATTCAATCCTAAATAAGATGCCATGTTACGACAAGTATGAAGAGATAAATATTTTGTCTTCAGAGGATGTAgagttgttaaaaaaatttcacgcatttaacaaaaaagaaaagttcgATTATTTTAAGGAGAATAACACAGTTGTGACGGTATTGTTTAATTGTTTGCAAACGGATTTTAATGTTCATTTAATTCAGTATGTATTAACAATATTTTATGAGATTATAAGAAATGATGGAAGTTCCTATAGCTACATTTTAAGCATATTAAATGATAAAGGTGTATACTCGTACCTGATGAAATTGTGTACGCATAATGACACGTACATAGCAGACAAAagttctttccttttgtcgGGTAGCTTTTGCTACAAcagtaataataattacTTCACAGAGACGGAGATTAAAGactttattttaaaaattgatttttttaacgtatcagaggaagggaaaatggacatatatataaacatattgAAAATAGATAATTACAGGAAGGATATATACGAGTTGGAGCAATTTCTGACaataattaataaaaatttagaCTTAAGTAATAATAATGCCAATAAGCAATACAAATCTGTTTTTTGCGTTTGGCTACTTACATTTAAAGAtaactttattaaaaaattatataaaaataacataatTTCTGTtgtaattaatttatttaaaaagtgtCGAGTCGAAAAAATATTGCGAGTTTCACTCAACATTATTAAGAATATAATGCACATGGATGATTGCTTCGAAATTATTGTCGACAATAATATAATTCAAACCTTAACTGTGCTACAGTATGATAAGTGGAGAGATAACGACATTTATGATACTATAGTTCAGCTCCTGCACAAGCTGGATCAGCGGGTTAAAAATTACAG CAACTTCGAGCGATACTGCCACGAACTTTCAAAGGGGAAGCTAAAATGGTCCGTTTTGCACACCGAAAAATTTTGGCTCGAAAATGTCATGCAGTTCGAAAGAGATGAATTTAAAGCTATACAACAATTAGCAGACATAATAAAAAGCTATGCACATAATATAGCACAGAAGAGTGACTCCATGGAactgaaggaggaagtagaCGGAGTGACTGTAGCAGTGGCTTGTTTTGACATTGGCGAATTCGCGAGGCTCTATccgaatggaaagaaaatttgtcaaaaatttagaataaaggaaaacgtCATGATTTTAATTGCAACGAAGGATAGAGATATTGTCAGGGAAGCTCTTCTTTGTGCACAGAAAATTATGTTGAACAACTGGCAAAGCATATCCAATGcgaaatga